A genome region from Natronobeatus ordinarius includes the following:
- a CDS encoding DUF4350 domain-containing protein, which produces MTTDDDATRRADDSLERSPGGERAMNGLEAFRDGPRLDWPRILLFALALVIVLALGVGAATSPTAFGPYNPAWDGTSEFRTQVDADPTRETVLLRDPAAYDDLEATETVAFVVAPGPVDDADADRLRAFVDAGGTLVVLENFEPHGNELLAAVGAEARFDGQLVRDERHHYQGPTMPVATGVEPHPLTADAEQLTLNYATAVEPGEATVLVTTSDYAYLGAEADELDDDSELATYPVATLEEVGDGRVIAVGDPSVVINAMIDQPDNAAFVHGLTADRSTVAVDLTHGEGVPPLVGAAVTLRESGALQALVGLAVLGATALLLEPRGRPIRERARCLRSRIRAERGRRGRRESERQRRGGGSTDPLVPELTEEQRLAVLRERYPDWDEARLARVIGAFNRTDQRETEKE; this is translated from the coding sequence GTGACGACCGACGACGACGCGACGCGACGCGCCGACGACTCACTCGAGCGATCCCCCGGGGGTGAGCGCGCGATGAACGGGCTCGAGGCGTTCCGCGACGGTCCGCGACTCGACTGGCCGCGAATACTCCTGTTCGCGCTCGCGCTCGTGATCGTCCTCGCCCTCGGGGTGGGCGCGGCCACCTCCCCGACGGCGTTCGGGCCGTACAACCCCGCCTGGGACGGCACCAGCGAGTTCCGCACGCAGGTCGACGCCGACCCGACCCGCGAGACGGTCTTGCTGCGCGACCCCGCGGCGTACGACGACCTCGAGGCGACCGAGACGGTGGCGTTCGTCGTCGCCCCCGGACCCGTCGACGACGCCGACGCGGACCGGCTACGTGCGTTCGTCGACGCCGGGGGGACGCTCGTCGTCCTCGAGAACTTCGAACCCCACGGCAACGAGCTCCTCGCGGCCGTCGGGGCCGAGGCGCGCTTCGACGGCCAGCTGGTGCGCGACGAGCGCCACCACTACCAGGGGCCGACGATGCCGGTCGCCACCGGCGTCGAGCCCCACCCGCTGACGGCCGACGCCGAGCAGCTGACGCTCAACTACGCCACGGCCGTCGAGCCGGGCGAGGCGACGGTGCTCGTGACCACGAGCGACTACGCCTACCTCGGCGCCGAGGCGGACGAACTCGACGACGACAGCGAGCTGGCAACCTATCCGGTCGCCACGCTCGAGGAAGTCGGCGACGGGCGGGTGATCGCGGTCGGCGACCCGAGCGTGGTGATCAACGCAATGATCGACCAGCCGGACAACGCGGCGTTCGTCCACGGCCTGACCGCCGACCGCTCGACGGTCGCAGTCGACCTCACCCACGGCGAGGGCGTGCCGCCGCTCGTCGGCGCCGCGGTGACCCTCCGGGAGTCGGGCGCGCTCCAGGCGCTGGTGGGACTGGCCGTCCTCGGCGCGACCGCGCTGCTGCTCGAGCCGCGCGGGAGGCCGATCCGCGAGCGCGCCCGGTGCTTGCGGTCCCGAATTCGAGCCGAGCGCGGTCGCCGGGGCCGACGCGAGAGTGAGCGCCAGCGCCGAGGTGGTGGATCGACCGACCCGTTGGTCCCCGAACTCACCGAGGAGCAACGCCTCGCCGTCCTCCGCGAGCGCTACCCCGACTGGGACGAGGCACGACTCGCTCGCGTGATAGGAGCATTTAACCGAACTGATCAGAGAGAGACAGAGAAGGAATGA
- a CDS encoding acyltransferase, with translation MCEKRTAAVVGEDSTVDDTATVGHSYSNESKPPTIGDESTIRAGTIIYDDVAAGARFSTGHFALVRELTEIGDDVLVGTKTVIDGRTTIGSNVSLQTGVYVPSETTIGDHVFLGPHAVLTNDPYPIRRDVELVGPTLEEHVSIGANATVLPGVTVGRGSFVAAGAVVTEDVPEETLAVGAPARHNPLPEPLRGSNDI, from the coding sequence ATGTGTGAGAAGAGGACTGCGGCCGTGGTGGGTGAAGACAGTACGGTCGACGACACTGCAACGGTTGGACACTCGTACAGTAACGAGTCGAAGCCCCCCACGATCGGAGACGAGTCGACGATCAGGGCGGGAACGATCATCTACGACGACGTCGCTGCTGGCGCACGGTTTTCGACGGGCCACTTCGCACTGGTTCGTGAGTTGACCGAGATCGGTGACGACGTCCTCGTCGGAACGAAGACGGTGATCGACGGGCGGACGACGATCGGCTCGAACGTGAGCCTCCAGACGGGCGTCTACGTCCCGTCGGAGACGACGATCGGGGACCACGTCTTCCTCGGCCCCCACGCCGTGTTGACGAACGATCCGTACCCGATCCGTCGTGACGTCGAGCTGGTCGGCCCGACGCTCGAAGAGCACGTCTCGATCGGCGCGAACGCGACCGTCCTGCCCGGCGTGACCGTCGGCCGAGGGTCGTTCGTCGCCGCCGGGGCGGTCGTCACCGAAGACGTCCCGGAGGAGACGCTGGCCGTGGGTGCTCCCGCGCGCCACAACCCATTGCCGGAGCCACTTCGAGGTTCGAACGACATCTAA